The Cydia pomonella isolate Wapato2018A unplaced genomic scaffold, ilCydPomo1 PGA_scaffold_183, whole genome shotgun sequence DNA window aaatgaaataaaatcacACAAAGCCAAATCATCAACATTTATTAATATTGCACACACGGCATACCAACTaataagaatttttattttgttaggtattaggttaagtaaataaaaatacaaagtgaagtaataaaatataataatcaactGTACCAATTTTTCGACCACACAAGTACATAATAATCAGAAGACTTTTTCTGTTAGTGGCAGTGGCAGCCCTGAGGTAGCGAAGATGCAATGCTTGCCCGCCTATCGGGTACTTTGGCGTCGCGTGTAGGTTTATAGCTCGTGTCCGACTACCGGGTACGCCGGCATCTGAGTAAAGTTTACGAGTGCCCGAGTGTCGGGTACGCGGTGTCGAAAGTGTTAAAATAAGGAGTAGgattagagtgctcactccataattacaaaaataaagccGACCAAGAGCTTGTCGGGCTATGCTAAGTGTAGGGTTCTATAGTTAAGTACCCTTCcgttaaaatatactttttgcaaaaattcaaaaacggcttaaACGATCCTGATTTAGTTTGAtcgctatagttttctttgaaattctTTACTAAGCTTAACTGTCAGGACTttttctttcatattttttggacccatggttcaaaagtaaggagacacagttttttttttgagagcgattatttctgaaaatattatttttaactaaaaatgatTCTTGAAGAccaatatttgttttgaaagacgTATCCAACGATAACCCACAGTATAGGATAGAAGTGAAAAAAAACATCCCCACTTTTCGTGTAGGGCAACCacccaaaacatttttttatatcaatgccaaattttagctttTTACCACTATCACGGAGCGAAGccgcagacggacagacagacagacagatagacagacattgCGAAACTATGGGTTCCTGTCAGACCatgctaagttggcaacgattttgatagccctgcCTGTGCGAGTGTttagtaaacgtcataattaattttatagaagtttggtgtttaaaataacaccagCAGTGggagcatggttccatttttatcgcttgtcactatgcccgtcactttcgcacttacatacttgttagaacgtgacaaataataaagagctgaccatcttagcacTACTGCACTatctaggctgtcaaaatcgctgccaacttatcttggtctgactctagttgaCTACCCTAAAAACTCAAGTATTTGttatagtatatatttttaaccgagCTCTGCGAAAACTTATCTGTAATAAGATATAACCTTAATAATACGTATTAccataaaacttatttaattaagaGGGAATCGACCGTCCAGTGGCACCCTCATTACGGGGATTGTGTAAATTAACGGGTCCATTTCTGAATAATCCAGTATATTAAAACTGTAGTCCGATTGAgctttaatttacttacttattttttgcGTCATCATCTAAACAGCAAATACTTTTTTCCGTTGAGATGATGAAGTTAGAAGTAAGTAATACAAAATCACATATATTCATAATTGAGGAAAGTACAACATTAATTTACTGAATCATACAGAAATTAGACGATTCGGATgtcgtgcgagcgggatgtcgctataatacgcgcgtAGCTTTGTCTCGATCAAACGTCGGAGCGACCTGCGAATCGGATCTAATGTGTGCTAAGCGCCTTAATTGGTTTAGGTATTACAAAACATAATACCCCTattgagggcgccactggacgcTCTGCgcagttttaattaataaaacatttatggAGTGAGCTTTCTAAGCtttcctttttttatgatagaggaggcaaacgagcagacggatcacctgatggtaaacgattaacgccgcccatggacacctgcaacaccttTTAAGAtgttgctggcctttaagatgggagtacgctcttttcttgacgGTTTGAAGCTgtggtttgaaggtcgtatcggtccggaaataccgcaggcgacagttcatacTTCAGTTTCCTACTTCTTTGCGGTCCTTATAGCATTTAAGGCTCAGTATCATTGATCAATAGGGCCCGCATGCGGGTTGCGGGAGATTACCATAACGCATGGCATAGGGCCCGCATTCGGGGAACCGTGTTCATTGGCCGATATAACCCGCTTGCGGCGTGCGGCAGATATTCATAAAGCATGCCATGAGTTTCACTAatcattgtacagtcaagtgtaaaatatAGGTCCTCACagcttactcaaaaatatgtcccatagctcttaattcGCCGGCATAAGAGCTATGgggcatatttttgagcaatttGTGTGCACCcacatttttacacttgactgtgcCGCCTGCGGGAAATCACCGCACTTTGTATATCGATCGAGTTATCAAcatatgagtttcactagtactgagttatcgaccaatgaaacggAGCTTTTAGattgttaaaatattacattaatctTACTACTCGTATCAATTACAGCTGCTGAAAATATTCAGGAATGTGCTCTACCAAAGCCACCACCAAAACAAAACGAGGATAGTGCGTTCTCGGACGGTCTATGTGAGAGGAAACGTGAGAGGATAACAGAAACCATCGTCGAAGAAATAGGCTCGTATTGGCGCAATCTAGCCAGATACCTGGGCATCCAAGAATGGAGAATCGATGAAATACAATGCAATGGTAAACCAATAGAAGAAAAAGCTGCAGAAATTATGGAGATGTATAAGAGAAGAGCTGATCGTAAGAAATGGTTTTATGATCTCTTAGACGCGTTAGAGAAATCTCGTAGAAAGGAACTGTCTAGAAAAATAAGAGACATTGCTACGATGAACATCTAGCATTCTCTTTCGgcccttttattatttatttattaataaatatgcagcaaaatttacactatttttaattataaattttaatttaaacattaaacACAGACATGTGTGGCGTTCCGTGCCTAGAAGATCTTTCTGATGGAAATCCATATAATTACTAAACTCAAATTAGTCTTTATACAGGCAGGTATTCAACctgtagtatttattttatattcaatgCGGTGCTCACATCGGACGCTGAACCGCACGCCGGTCCGGTGTGACATCGCTATATACATCCATAGATGCGGATCCATCAGTGTAATAACTACGTTAGAAagtaaaaaggtaaaataaataacataaatttaaGAAGTTtcgatatttattaaaaaaacaacgaacTTTTAGTTCATAAGGCACTTTTGTTCTTAATAATACTTaacatgtaaatatttaacttaaaacatatttgtatATAGGAATGTTTTACACTATAAAACGAGTAAACTTTAAAACATTTTacactataaaaatatgtatattttatatagcaTAATAAATGAGATGCAACATTCGAGTTTGTTTCAATTTATCAAAATGACTATAAATAAGGCACTCAATTTCCACAAGGATTTTATgattttctaattttattttctctCCTTCTTTTTCTAGTTTTTGTGCAAAACAATATGAATTCAACATGTTGAAAATATAATGCATTGGTATCACAAATTGGTGTGGAATACATACGTATTGGAAGACGAAATATCGCATCCATGGAAATGTAGTCATCAAGTGGGTTATATGATATCAGTAGCAACTTACGACTAACAATACAGTACCTAAATGTCCCGTTTCCAACACGCAGCAAAGAGTAATTTCACAGTAAATTTATAGACATTACAAGTTTTCTAcaattaatagtttttttttaaatatcgtttaCAGGCGTCTCTTATACTGATACTTGGATTGCTTCCTAAAATGGTCAGCGTGAGGGAAAACGGTATAGGTTATAaagatgaaatggtagagccggGAGATGACCGGACGAGATGCTCtaatggaactttcagtaggagtaggagagaaagcgttattattgtttgccTTTGGCACAGTCTCACATTTTTTATAGTCCTCACCagtagtatggtttatggtgggtaacaaatcatcatcatatatttaagagttagactcttgtcggtggagcgaTTTCCATGTGTGTCGGTCCTCTGCCTTCTCCTTgacagcctgatacgacacgacgttgaGTTTTTCCTTTACTTGCTCTATGTAGGTTCTCCTTGGTCTCCCCCTCCGTCTCCTTGCTTCAACTCTCCCTTCAATTATGTTCTTGATATTCGTCGTGTCGTAGCAGGTGTCCAAGCATCTTTCCTCTTCTATTTTCTATGGTGCTCAACAAACTCCTCTTCTCTCCTACCATGCGTAAAACATCTTCATTTGTTTTCTTCTTCGGGTAACAAGTAACCCgatcaaattacgtaggttggtTTTGGTAAGTTGTCAGGAaggttaaaacgtgtttttaattttgtcgcattgtgTATGTtttgtccctcacgggcgcacgcttATGGCGCATCTACAGAAAATATACTAGATCAtaagggagcgtgcatgaactataggaggcagcacaggagccgtcagatttttggcgcgaggcgtaaatgtgatgttttttgttccgatgtagcccacaagatggcagaacctactatgcacaagaaaacacttgacgtgtaaatgtgcctgtttatggttctgattcagaccacaagatggcagaccctccaacgcgcacggtccctatatcgAATATTGTCTGTCAGGATTTTTTTGTAGCGATTTTAATCAAAAAGTACCACATTGCGGGTGCCGATAAATCGATTTCTAAATGCATTGTAACGGCAGGAAAGGCTTATCCACAACCAATATTCACCATTAggattgaaacattttttagcATAAACATGTGCAAGCTCCTTAAAAGCTGAATGATGTAAGATTTaatagttttatataatattgtcTACAAGAAAGACGTCCCTTTTCCGTAACGTTTTCAAGCAATTTGTTCGATGCACATTTAATGTTTGACAGCCCACGTGTATGCGTTCTGGAAGAGTCTCAGCCAGGGCGAGGCGTGGCTGAGCGTGTCGGCGGCGGGGGCGGTGGCGGCGGGGGCGGGGAGGGCGGCGGAGGCGGCGAgggcggcgggggcgggcggcgcggcggcctgCCAGCGTGTGTCGGCAGCAGGCCCGGCGGGGAGGGCGGCGGGGGCGGggagggcgggcggcgcggcggcctgCCAGCGCAGCACGCAGCGCTCGGGGTGCGGCATCATGGCCACGTGCCGCCCGTCCCGCGACCGCACGCCGGCGATGCCCACTGGAATACACATACACTATCACTAAACTTGTAGGGACAAATACTATTATGCTATAGTAGAGCTTTTCAGTGGAGCACCGTGTTTAGACAACAAAGCttactgagttgcctaagtgaggtacgagattgaaaatcttgattatatcactattgcatacaatactttttctaggaaaaaccaaaaatatttttttaaatataaaacctaaataagtaatgaaaattggtaattatctaagtagacaaaaataCGGACGGCACGTGagtggtgatttttttttatagttgagttcagcgtatcgaaat harbors:
- the LOC133533614 gene encoding fas-associated death domain protein-like isoform X1, whose protein sequence is MVRVETLPFHASQFRTIMATNYSKLKELITLRVSMSDMHSQILHAMKGLYQNDINSARRYEQITTIGKLLKVLELRDVLSEENILPLQVLAQRLPDNMEIMNSISCYEQNRGPKQNLNQYAAENIQECALPKPPPKQNEDSAFSDGLCERKRERITETIVEEIGSYWRNLARYLGIQEWRIDEIQCNGKPIEEKAAEIMEMYKRRADRKKWFYDLLDALEKSRRKELSRKIRDIATMNI